One stretch of Arachis hypogaea cultivar Tifrunner chromosome 20, arahy.Tifrunner.gnm2.J5K5, whole genome shotgun sequence DNA includes these proteins:
- the LOC112783992 gene encoding LOW QUALITY PROTEIN: extra-large guanine nucleotide-binding protein 1 (The sequence of the model RefSeq protein was modified relative to this genomic sequence to represent the inferred CDS: inserted 1 base in 1 codon; deleted 1 base in 1 codon): MSIPMAHPMPAPANCSTRFSKELKPHGTGPASSPASMRAFNRSSNVGSGDGNTTVSPTSVIVFEDGAGRSNDAGEFSSEEQSHELRNLHGVKESSDFNYSNWAFTDSLLSLDFESSSHSSAKNADFNDEREYACDVKRAPILTFTVNNDSDNDDVDGDGNRNEALVDECEPVKPAPVTNGNKGLCYRCFKGSRFTEKEVCLVCSAKYCGNCVLDAMGSMPEGRKCVDCIGYPIDESKRESLGKCSRIFRRLLNELEVRQIMKAERFCEVNQLPPEYICVNGRPLSFEELVTLQNCAAPPKKLKPGSYWYDKVSGLWGEEGQKPCRIISPHLNVGGPIKPDASNGNTQVYINGSEITKVKLRMLQLAGVQCAGNPHFWVNEDGSYQEEGQKNIRENIWGKSGTKLVCALLSLPIPSKCLILCGERTSSPVSKRVPDYLEHGIVQKLLLVGYGGSGTSAIFKQAKILYKDIPFSKEERESIKLTIQTNVYSYIGLLLEGRERFEEESLWNMKKKRQSDVLDSTGVSSNNKTIYSIGTRLKAFSDWLLRTMASGKLDTIFPAATREYAPLIEEMWSSAAIKATYKRRREIEMLPSVASYFLERVVEILRADYEPSDLDILYAEGVTSSNGLACVEFSFPTSTPEETVDTISLHDSFARYQLITAHARGIGENCKWLEMLEDVGMVVFSVALSDYDQFSAEGNGCITNKMLSSRKLFETIVTHPTFEKMDFLLILNKLDQFEEKIKQVPPTRCKWFADFHPVISRQCSGNNKNSINNNSSLAQLASHHIAVKXDAVLKYAREIVKWNQERLNFSLSDNSMYSTEDSSFSFNEC, translated from the exons ATGTCTATTCCGATGGCGCATCCGATGCCGGCGCCGGCGAACTGCAGCACGAGATTCTCCAAGGAGCTCAAACCGCACGGCACAGGACCAGCGTCTTCTCCTGCTTCCATGAGAGCTTTCAACCGAAGCAGCAATGTCGGTTCCGGCGACGGCAATACCACCGTGTCTCCGACCTCTGTGATCGTCTTCGAAGACGGCGCCGGTCGGAGCAACGACGCGGGCGAGTTCAGCAGCGAGGAACAATCGCACGAGTTGAGAAACTTGCATGGCGTGAAGGAGAGTTCAGATTTCAACTATTCAAATTGGGCATTCACCGATTCCTTATTGAGTTTGGATTTCGAATCGTCTAGTCATTCATCTGCAAAGAATGCAGATTTTAACGACGAACGTGAATATGCGTGTGATGTTAAACGTGCACCTATTCTTACTTTCACTGTTAATAATGATTCAGAtaatgatgatgttgatggtgaTGGTAATCGTAATGAAGCTTTGGTCGATGAATGTGAACCGGTTAAGCCGGCTCCTGTGACTAATGGAAACAAAGGTTTGTGCTACCGGTGTTTCAAGGGTAGCAGGTTCACGGAGAAAGAGGTGTGTCTGGTTTGTTCTGCAAAGTATTGTGGGAATTGCGTGCTTGATGCTATGGGTTCAATGCCTGAAGGAAGAAAGTGTGTTGATTGTATTGGGTATCCAATTGATGAGTCTAAAAGAGAGAGT TTAGGGAAGTGCTCTAGGATTTTCAGGAGGTTGCTTAATGAGTTGGAGGTTCGGCAGATAATGAAGGCTGAGAGGTTTTGTGAGGTGAATCAACTTCCTCCGGAGTATATTTGTGTCAATGGGAGGCCACTTTCGTTTGAGGAACTGGTTACGTTGCAGAACTGCGCTGCTCCTCCGAAGAAGCTTAAGCCGGGGAGTTATTGGTATGATAAAGTATCTGGTCTTTGGGGAGAG GAAGGACAGAAGCCTTGCAGAATTATCAGTCCCCATCTGAATGTTGGGGGTCCAATCAAGCCGGATGCTAGCAATGGGAACACGCAGGTTTACATCAATGGCAGCGAAATAACAAAAGTCAAGCTCCGAATGTTGCAG TTGGCAGGAGTTCAATGCGCTGGTAACCCACATTTTTGGGTTAATGAGGATGGTTCATACCAagaagagggacagaaaaatataAGAGAGAATATATGGGGAAAG TCTGGAACGAAGCTTGTATGTGCTTTACTGTCCCTGCCAATTCCTTCTAAATGTTTAATTTTGTGTGGGGAACGAACCTCCAGTCCAGTTAGCAAAAGAGTTCCTGATTACCTTGAGCATGGAATAGTTCAGAAGCTCCTCTTAGTTGGCTATGGTGGATCTGGAACAAGTGCTATTTTTAAGCAG GCCAAGATACTTTACAAAGACATCCCTTTCTCAAAAGAAGAACGTGAAAGTATAAAGTTGACCATTCAAACGAACGTATATTCCTATATTGGTTTACTACTTGAAGGTCGTGAGCGTTTTGAGGAAGAAAGTCTGTGGAATATGAAGAAGAAAAGACAATCTGATGTACTTGATTCTACAG GAGTCAGTTCAAACAACAAGACAATCTATTCCATTGGCACAAGGCTAAAAGCTTTCTCTGATTGGCTGCTGAGAACTATGGCTTCGGGCAAACTTGATACCATCTTTCCTGCAGCTACTCGTGAATATGCACCATTGATTGAGGAGATGTGGAGTAGTGCAGCCATTAAGGCTAcctacaaaagaagaagagaaatagaaATGCTACCAAGTGTTGCTAGTTATTTCTTAGAGCGG GTTGTTGAGATATTGAGGGCTGATTATGAGCCATCAGATTTAGATATTCTCTATGCTGAAGGAGTTACTTCATCCAATGGACTGGCTTGTGTGGAGTTCTCATTTCCCACATCAACTCCTGAGGAAACTGTTGATACCATCAGTTTACATGATTCTTTTGCTAG GTATCAACTAATTACAGCGCATGCAAGAGGAATAGGAGAAAATTGCAAGTGGCTAGAGATGTTAGAGGATGTTGGCATGGTCGTCTTCTCTGTTGCCTTGAGTGACTACGATCAATTTTCTGCGGAAGGAAATGGTTGCATCACTAACAAGATGTTATCAAGCAGGAAGCTTTTTGAAACCATTGTTACTCATCCAACTTTTGAGAAAATGGACTTCCTGCTGATACTAAACAAACTAGATCAGTTTGAGGAGAAAATAAAACAAGTTCCACCAACTCGGTGCAAATGGTTCGCTGATTTTCACCCTGTAATTAGCCGTCAATGTTCCGGCAACAACAAAAACAGCATTAACAATAACTCTTCTCTTGCTCAGCTAGCGTCCCATCACATAGCAGTTA TTGATGCAGTACTTAAATATGCTAGAGAGATTGTAAAATGGAATCAAGAGCGACTAAACTTTAGTTTAAGTGATAACTCTATGTATAGCACTGAGGACAGTTCATTCTCTTTCAATGAATGCTAG
- the LOC112784350 gene encoding uncharacterized protein isoform X1 → MWKMSISKMFQRKQVFSSARNNWKVISNIEKKLPVEGISLVRRIARHRAALEVPSDCHEECLATSKFVCPFLSVLMLIWKVISKIICCFLNIFGEKIVEDSDIDGCLRSSSKDLYQRCCFVLNFGKIIVRLSQINEIQPSAYEKLHAHTGIAYSDFLPICFCIDQFLLVTIKDNFGQRVFVSCGQMKVEPAPLTVFPEASPMNKLNTDEENGEEGTQGSILSCEPAKSFVLSESNVAQAEDTCDSHVHSFMGKLSASWKGICSSFSESEIEYSENPCLLCKFETSSAYQDNKNPCFGFCEFGFMLGKINLFLTHFSVSSVSLLVSQIQHVCTADRKEASDAPNLVDKAEHAWVDTYEYYAKQMIIYLLQKLPQNHFHFGAFVDGPFVRFSLKREAGLDGQDINDIASHDNFDNNFDFHDIEVAVGSPSLLDMSPLTDLFGLDDAKAEYITLEPCVVDIPKPDNDKYVSSGKISVGSYIHQNGLNVYLEELADKHQIQLLVVKPIIVQILSVRGDCVLKSWQCDLAMIEFL, encoded by the exons ATGTGGAAAATGTCCATTTCTAAAATGTTTCAGAGAAAACAGGTTTTCAGTTCTGCTAGAAACAACTGGAAGGTTATATCAAACATTGAGAAGAAGTTACCTGTTGAAGGCATATCACTAGTGAGGCGAATAGCTCGTCATAGAGCAGCATTGGAAGTTCCCTCTGATTGTCATGAGGAATGTTTGGCCACGAGTAAATTTGTTtgcccttttctttctgttttgatgCTTATTTGGAAAGTGATCTCAAAGATAATCTGTTGTTTCTTAAACATATTTGGGGAAAAGATAGTGGAAGATTCAGATATTGACGGATGTTTGCGAAGCTCTAGTAAAGATCTTTATCAAAGGTGTTGTTTTGTGCTAAACTTTGGGAAAATCATAGTAAGATTGTCCCAAATTAATGAAATCCAACCTTCTGCATATGAAAAGTTGCATGCACATACTGGAATAGCATACTCAGATTTCCTTCCAATATGTTTCTGTATTGATCAATTTTTACTAGTAACCATTAAAGATAATTTTGGACAGAGAGTCTTTGTGTCATGTGGGCAAATGAAGGTTGAACCTGCACCTTTGACAGTGTTTCCAGAAGCAAGTCCAATGAATAAGCTTAATACAGATgaagaaaatggagaggaaggCACCCAGGGATCAATTCTGTCGTGTGAACCTGCAAAATCATTTGTCCTGTCAGAATCTAATGTAGCCCAGGCTGAAGATACTTGTGATTCTCATGTTCATAGCTTTATGGGAAAATTGTCTGCTAGTTGGAAGGGAATTTGTAGTAGTTTTAGTGAAAGTGAGATTGAGTATTCTGAAAATCCATGCCTTCTCTGTAAGTTTGAGACATCTTCCGCATATCAAGACAATAAGAATCCCTGTTTTGGGTTTTGTGAATTTGGTTTTATGCTTGgaaagataaatttatttttgactcACTTTTCAGTATCATCTGTGTCTCTACTTGTTAGTCAGATACAACATGTTTGCACGGCGGACAGGAAGGAAGCATCCGATGCTCCAAACTTAGTAGATAAAGCAGAACATGCCTGGGTTGACACATATGAGTATTATGCCAAACAAATGATTATTTACTTGCTTCAAAAACTACCACAGAATCATTTCCATTTTGGAGCATTTGTTGATGGTCCATTTGTAAGATTTTCACTCAAAAGAGAGGCTGGTCTTGATGGCCAAGACATTAATGACATTGCCAGCCATGATAACTTTGAcaataattttgattttcatgATATTGAAGTGGCTGTTGGTTCACCTTCATTATTAGATATGTCACCATTGACAGATCTGTTTGGGCTTGATGATGCCAAAGCAGAGTATATTACATTGGAACCTTGTGTGGTTGATATTCCAAAACCCGATAATGATAAGTACGTATCTTCAGGAAAGATATCAGTTGGTTCCTATATTCATCAAAATGGCTTAAATGTTTATTTGGAGGAGTTAGCAGACAAACATCAGATTCAACTTTTAGTGGTAAAACCAATCATTGTACAGATATTATCAGTCAG AGGCGACTGTGTTCTAAAATCGTGGCAATGTGATTTGGCGATGATAGAATTTCTTTAG
- the LOC112784350 gene encoding uncharacterized protein isoform X2, protein MWKMSISKMFQRKQVFSSARNNWKVISNIEKKLPVEGISLVRRIARHRAALEVPSDCHEECLATSKFVCPFLSVLMLIWKVISKIICCFLNIFGEKIVEDSDIDGCLRSSSKDLYQRCCFVLNFGKIIVRLSQINEIQPSAYEKLHAHTGIAYSDFLPICFCIDQFLLVTIKDNFGQRVFVSCGQMKVEPAPLTVFPEASPMNKLNTDEENGEEGTQGSILSCEPAKSFVLSESNVAQAEDTCDSHVHSFMGKLSASWKGICSSFSESEIEYSENPCLLCKFETSSAYQDNKNPCFGFCEFGFMLGKINLFLTHFSVSSVSLLVSQIQHVCTADRKEASDAPNLVDKAEHAWVDTYEYYAKQMIIYLLQKLPQNHFHFGAFVDGPFVRFSLKREAGLDGQDINDIASHDNFDNNFDFHDIEVAVGSPSLLDMSPLTDLFGLDDAKAEYITLEPCVVDIPKPDNDKYVSSGKISVGSYIHQNGLNVYLEELADKHQIQLLVVKPIIVQILSVR, encoded by the coding sequence ATGTGGAAAATGTCCATTTCTAAAATGTTTCAGAGAAAACAGGTTTTCAGTTCTGCTAGAAACAACTGGAAGGTTATATCAAACATTGAGAAGAAGTTACCTGTTGAAGGCATATCACTAGTGAGGCGAATAGCTCGTCATAGAGCAGCATTGGAAGTTCCCTCTGATTGTCATGAGGAATGTTTGGCCACGAGTAAATTTGTTtgcccttttctttctgttttgatgCTTATTTGGAAAGTGATCTCAAAGATAATCTGTTGTTTCTTAAACATATTTGGGGAAAAGATAGTGGAAGATTCAGATATTGACGGATGTTTGCGAAGCTCTAGTAAAGATCTTTATCAAAGGTGTTGTTTTGTGCTAAACTTTGGGAAAATCATAGTAAGATTGTCCCAAATTAATGAAATCCAACCTTCTGCATATGAAAAGTTGCATGCACATACTGGAATAGCATACTCAGATTTCCTTCCAATATGTTTCTGTATTGATCAATTTTTACTAGTAACCATTAAAGATAATTTTGGACAGAGAGTCTTTGTGTCATGTGGGCAAATGAAGGTTGAACCTGCACCTTTGACAGTGTTTCCAGAAGCAAGTCCAATGAATAAGCTTAATACAGATgaagaaaatggagaggaaggCACCCAGGGATCAATTCTGTCGTGTGAACCTGCAAAATCATTTGTCCTGTCAGAATCTAATGTAGCCCAGGCTGAAGATACTTGTGATTCTCATGTTCATAGCTTTATGGGAAAATTGTCTGCTAGTTGGAAGGGAATTTGTAGTAGTTTTAGTGAAAGTGAGATTGAGTATTCTGAAAATCCATGCCTTCTCTGTAAGTTTGAGACATCTTCCGCATATCAAGACAATAAGAATCCCTGTTTTGGGTTTTGTGAATTTGGTTTTATGCTTGgaaagataaatttatttttgactcACTTTTCAGTATCATCTGTGTCTCTACTTGTTAGTCAGATACAACATGTTTGCACGGCGGACAGGAAGGAAGCATCCGATGCTCCAAACTTAGTAGATAAAGCAGAACATGCCTGGGTTGACACATATGAGTATTATGCCAAACAAATGATTATTTACTTGCTTCAAAAACTACCACAGAATCATTTCCATTTTGGAGCATTTGTTGATGGTCCATTTGTAAGATTTTCACTCAAAAGAGAGGCTGGTCTTGATGGCCAAGACATTAATGACATTGCCAGCCATGATAACTTTGAcaataattttgattttcatgATATTGAAGTGGCTGTTGGTTCACCTTCATTATTAGATATGTCACCATTGACAGATCTGTTTGGGCTTGATGATGCCAAAGCAGAGTATATTACATTGGAACCTTGTGTGGTTGATATTCCAAAACCCGATAATGATAAGTACGTATCTTCAGGAAAGATATCAGTTGGTTCCTATATTCATCAAAATGGCTTAAATGTTTATTTGGAGGAGTTAGCAGACAAACATCAGATTCAACTTTTAGTGGTAAAACCAATCATTGTACAGATATTATCAGTCAGGTAG